A region from the Lemur catta isolate mLemCat1 chromosome 7, mLemCat1.pri, whole genome shotgun sequence genome encodes:
- the FAM89B gene encoding leucine repeat adapter protein 25, with translation MNGLPSAEAPGGTGCTLAGLPPLPRGLSGLLNASGGSWRELERVYSQRSRIHDELSRAARAPDGTRHAASAGPAAGPRRPVNLDSALAALRKEMVGLRQLDMSLLCQLWGLYESIQDYKHLCQDLSLCQDLSSSLHSDSSYPPDAGLSDDEEPPDASLPPDPPPLTVPQTHNARDQWLQDAFHISL, from the exons ATGAACGGGCTGCCCTCAGCCGAGGCGCCGGGTGGCACGGGCTGCACCCTGGCCGGGCTCCCGCCGCTTCCGCGCGGCCTCAGCGGCCTCCTTAACGCGAGCGGGGGCTCGTGGAGGGAGCTGGAGCGCGTCTACAGCCAGCGCAGTCGCATCCACGATGAGCTGAgccgcgccgcccgcgccccggACGGGACCCGCCACGCGGCCAGCGCGGGACCCGCTGCCGGCCCACGTCGTCCTGTTAACCTCGACTCAGCGCTAGCTGCGCTGCGCAAGGAGATG GTGGGGCTGCGGCAATTGGACATGTCCCTGCTGTGCCAGCTGTGGGGCCTATATGAGTCAATCCAGGACTACAAACACCTGTGCCAAGACTTGAGCTTATGCCAGGACCTGTCATCCTCCCTGCACTCGGACAGCTCCTACCCACCTGATGCCGGCCTATCTGATGATGAGGAGCCTCCTGATGCCAGCCTGCCCCCTGACCCACCGCCCCTTACTGTGCCCCAGACGCACAATGCCCGTGACCAGTGGCTACAGGATGCCTTCCACATCAGCCTCTGA
- the ZNRD2 gene encoding protein ZNRD2, with the protein MALNGAEVDDFSWEPPTEAETKVLQARRERQDRISRLMGDYLLRGYRMLGETCADCGTILLQDKQRKIYCVACQELDSDVDKDNPALNAQAALSQAREHQLASTTELPSASRPAPQPPVPRPEHCEGAAAGLKAAQGPPAPAVSPNAGVVACTQAALLQKLTWASAELGSSTSLETSIQLCGLIRACAEALHSLQQLQH; encoded by the exons ATGGCCCTGAACGGCGCTG AAGTCGACGATTTCTCCTGGGAGCCCCCAACTGAGGCAGAGACGAAAGTGCTGCAGGCACGACGGGAGCGGCAGGATCGAATCTCCCGGCTCATGGGCGACTACCTGCTGCGCGGTTACCGTATGCTGGGCGAGACGTGCGCGGACTGCGGG ACGATCCTCCTCCAAGACAAACAGCGGAAAATCTACTGCGTGGCTTGTCAGGAGCTCGACTCAGATGTGGATAAAGATAATCCGG CTTTGAATGCCCAGGCTGCCCTCTCCCAAGCTCGGGAGCACCAGCTCGCCTCTACCACAGAGCTCCCCTCAGCCTCTCGgcctgcccctcagcccccagTACCCCGGCCGGAGCACTGTGAGGGAGCTGCAGCAGGGCTCAAGGCAGCCCAGGGCCCACCCGCTCCTGCTGTGTCTCCAAATGCAGGTGTGGTGGCCTGCACACAGGCAGCCCTCCTGCAGAAgctgacctgggcctcagcagagctggGTTCTAGCACCTCTCTGGAGACTAGcatccagctgtgtggccttatcCGAGCATGTGCGGAGGCCTTGCACAgcctgcagcagctgcagcactAA